One Perca flavescens isolate YP-PL-M2 chromosome 9, PFLA_1.0, whole genome shotgun sequence genomic window carries:
- the nrl gene encoding neural retina-specific leucine zipper protein, with amino-acid sequence PMPPLPPSPLAMEYLNDFDLLKFEVKSDTPPLAPPCVYPKSGLPQDPSSSPYTSHPPQDSSLSSSPYNSLPPSPTLSDAHPPPSGSSSLSSSSSSISFPLSISNSFTSGISSGSQGNVEGSPAHGGPQGPTPASLEDLIWLAALQQQFGGEVTGPATLLGALGGVPERGDREKGPANGFLGCEDAVEALLNSAAAAVNSQFPGLSQSSSSNLGDSSSDSGADISCPKGTDMCHRPLVFLSSAPSSLPNATASSAPYPQPLSPQGRLHHHQHHHHQHHPHHPMHGSHHHHHHPQMSQCGVNDRFSDEQLVSLSVRELNRHLRGVSKDEVVRLKQKRRTLKNRGYAQSCRYKRLQHRHALESEKHVLTQQLDQLQCELTRVLRERDAYKARYEKLLSTNHGIGGDAPPPRTSNPPSPPPDYFL; translated from the exons cccatgccccctctcccccccaGCCCTCTGGCCATGGAGTACCTAAACGACTTTGACCTCCTCAAGTTTGAGGTGAAATCTGACACTCCTCCGCTCGCTCCACCATGTGTGTATCCCAAATCTGGCCTCCCCCAAGACCCCTCCAGTTCTCCGTACACCAGCCACCCTCCCCAGGACTCCAGTTTGAGCTCCAGCCCTTACAACTCCCTGCCACCCTCGCCGACGCTCAGCGATGCACACCCACCGCCTTCGggctcttcctccctctcttcgtcatcctcctccatctccttccCCCTCTCCATCTCCAACAGCTTCACCTCCGGCATCAGCTCCGGCTCTCAGGGGAACGTAGAAGGCAGCCCGGCCCACGGCGGGCCTCAGGGTCCCACCCCGGCCTCGCTGGAGGACCTCATCTGGCTGGCAGCGCTGCAGCAACAGTTTGGAGGGGAGGTGACAGGGCCCGCCACTTTGCTGGGGGCCCTGGGAGGAGTACCAGAGAGAGGGGATAGAGAGAAGGGGCCCGCCAATGGCTTTTTGGGCTGTGAGGATGCTGTGGAGGCTTTACTGAACTCAGCTGCTGCAGCTGTCAACTCACAG TTTCCAGGCCTTTCTCAGAGTTCGAGCAGCAACCTGGGAGACTCCAGCAGCGACAGCGGAGCTGACATCTCCTGCCCCAAAGGGACAGACATGTGCCATCGCCCGCTCGTCTTCCTCTCATCGGCCCCTTCCTCGCTCCCCAACGCCACTGCTTCCTCAGCTCCCTACCCACAACCCCTCAGTCCTCAGGGCCGCCTTCATCACCACCAGCATCACCATCATCAGCACCACCCGCACCACCCCATGCATGGCAgccatcaccatcatcaccacccGCAGATGAGTCAG TGCGGGGTGAATGACCGCTTCTCTGATGAGCAGCTGGTGAGCCTGTCAGTGCGGGAGCTGAACCGACACCTGCGGGGAGTGAGTAAGGATGAGGTGGTGCGCTTGAAGCAGAAACGCCGCACGCTCAAGAACCGCGGCTATGCCCAGTCCTGCCGCTACAAGCGCCTACAGCATCGCCACGCTCTGGAGTCAGAGAAACATGTGCTCACACAACAG TTGGATCAGCTACAGTGTGAGCTGACTCGAGTGCTGAGGGAGAGAGACGCCTACAAGGCTCGCTACGAGAAGCTCCTCAGTACGAACCACGGCATCGGCGGCGACGCCCCACCTCCCCGCACCAGCAACCCACCTTCCCCGCCCCCTGACTACTTCCTCTGA